In the genome of Streptomyces sp. NBC_00190, one region contains:
- a CDS encoding serine/threonine-protein kinase, with the protein MTDRLIGDRYQLASILGQGGMGQVWTAYDKRLDRRVAVKLLRPDKVAGPGTVAEELRRRFVRECRVTAQVDHPGLVTVHDAGSDGDELFLVMGYVEGTDLADHIAQHDPYPWQWAVSVAAQLCSVLSAVHAVPIVHRDLKPRNVMVRPDGTVLVLDLGVASVMDTDTTRLTSTGTPIGSPAYMAPEQAMSGAVGPYTDLYALGVLLYELLSGNVPFAGSTALGVLHRHLYEPPAPVRPKRPEIPAELEAILLRLLAKDPQDRPASAQEVYEALAPLLPAAGSRTPVGPLDPTRPFLRPHAPWPDRATVIPPQPTSPPTAQPDIPGAVDEARKLLDQGQLTQAGDILGGILPAAAAQHGEHSPVVRSLRKQYAATLMDDGQYRRALPELRRLADEFPAGDPQSLRFRYDSAQCLEQLGEPAAALAEYRSLLPLFENHYANPDPGLPLEVRRRIAHLLLSLGDRQAAHETLARLLFDAERLHGPNHPFPGEVRRTLHWLGQVR; encoded by the coding sequence GTGACCGACCGGCTCATCGGAGACCGCTACCAGCTGGCCTCCATCCTGGGACAGGGCGGCATGGGCCAGGTCTGGACGGCGTACGACAAGCGCTTGGACCGCCGCGTCGCCGTCAAACTGCTGCGTCCCGACAAGGTCGCCGGCCCCGGCACCGTCGCCGAGGAACTGCGCCGCCGTTTCGTGCGCGAGTGCCGGGTCACGGCGCAGGTGGACCACCCCGGTCTGGTCACCGTGCACGACGCGGGCAGCGACGGCGACGAGCTCTTCCTCGTCATGGGATACGTCGAGGGCACCGACCTCGCCGACCACATCGCCCAGCACGACCCGTACCCCTGGCAGTGGGCGGTCTCGGTCGCCGCGCAGCTGTGCTCGGTCCTCTCGGCCGTGCACGCCGTACCGATCGTCCACCGCGACCTGAAGCCGCGCAACGTGATGGTCCGCCCGGACGGCACCGTCCTGGTCCTGGACCTCGGCGTGGCCTCGGTGATGGACACCGACACCACCCGCCTCACCAGCACCGGCACGCCGATCGGCAGCCCCGCCTACATGGCGCCCGAGCAGGCCATGAGCGGCGCGGTGGGCCCGTACACCGACCTCTACGCGCTGGGCGTGCTGCTGTACGAACTCCTCAGCGGAAACGTCCCCTTCGCCGGGTCCACCGCCCTGGGCGTGCTCCACCGCCACCTGTACGAGCCCCCGGCCCCGGTCCGCCCCAAGCGCCCGGAGATCCCGGCGGAGCTGGAGGCGATCCTGCTGCGCCTGCTGGCCAAGGACCCGCAGGACCGCCCCGCCTCAGCGCAGGAGGTCTACGAGGCCCTCGCGCCGCTGCTGCCCGCCGCCGGCAGCCGCACCCCCGTGGGCCCCCTCGACCCGACCCGCCCCTTCCTGCGCCCGCACGCCCCCTGGCCGGACCGGGCCACCGTGATCCCGCCCCAGCCGACGTCCCCGCCCACGGCGCAGCCCGACATCCCCGGCGCCGTGGACGAGGCGCGCAAGCTGCTGGACCAGGGGCAGCTGACCCAGGCCGGCGACATCCTCGGCGGGATCCTCCCGGCCGCCGCCGCCCAGCACGGCGAGCACTCGCCGGTGGTCCGCTCCCTGCGCAAGCAGTACGCCGCCACGCTGATGGACGACGGCCAGTACCGCCGCGCCCTGCCGGAACTGCGCCGCCTGGCCGACGAGTTCCCGGCCGGTGACCCCCAGTCGCTGCGCTTCCGCTACGACTCGGCGCAGTGCCTGGAGCAGCTCGGCGAACCGGCCGCGGCCCTGGCGGAGTACCGCTCGCTGCTGCCGCTCTTCGAGAACCACTACGCCAACCCGGACCCGGGACTCCCCCTGGAGGTCCGCCGCCGGATCGCGCACCTGCTGCTCTCCCTCGGCGACCGGCAGGCGGCCCACGAGACCCTGGCCCGCCTGCTGTTCGACGCGGAGCGCCTGCACGGCCCGAACCACCCCTTCCCGGGTGAGGTCCGCCGCACCCTGCACTGGCTCGGTCAGGTCCGCTGA